One stretch of Serinicoccus hydrothermalis DNA includes these proteins:
- a CDS encoding FAD-binding monooxygenase, translating into MQFHHHGYVSGDPRVEDAAGTGVDRPTELPEETDVLIVGSGPAGMLLAAQLSQFPQLTTRLVERREGRLELGQADGIQPRSVETFQAFGFAERITAEAYNIAYMNFWGPDPDEPGNIVRTARTEDYGFKISEFPHLIVNQARVLDYFAEAARHGPGRIVPDYGIEFVGLTVHDEGEHPVEVRLRHVAGEREGEEVTVRAKYVAGCDGARSRVREAIGRRHVGQLAAHAWGVMDVLVNTDFPDWRTKCAINAAAGNILHIPREGGYLCRMYIDLGESPEDPDHAIRKTPIEEIIRRANEILHPYTIDVQEVAWHSVYEVGHRVTDKFDDVPEGSDRTPRVFLTGDACHTHSAKAGQGMNVSMQDGFNLGWKLGHVLTGLSPASLLSTYSAERQPVAQELIDFDREWSSLMARKPEDITDPSELATFYLGTAEFPSGFMTQYAASTLVADGEHQGLAEGFPLGKRFKSVEVVRVCDGNAVHLGHHARADGRWRVYAFADAPAAGEPSALADWADWVTSPDSPVRRHTPDGADPDAVFDVKVVYQQGYEDVELAQVPEVFRPRSGPLGLMDWEKVFAAAPNAWTEVDIFDERSVSREGAVVVVRPDQYVSAIFPLSAHDELAAYFDGLMTGAPAQG; encoded by the coding sequence ATGCAGTTCCACCACCACGGCTACGTCTCCGGCGACCCGCGGGTCGAGGACGCGGCGGGCACGGGCGTGGACCGCCCCACCGAGCTCCCCGAGGAGACCGACGTCCTCATCGTCGGCTCCGGTCCGGCGGGGATGCTGCTGGCGGCGCAGCTCTCGCAGTTCCCGCAGCTGACCACCCGCCTCGTGGAGCGGCGCGAGGGCCGCCTCGAGCTCGGGCAGGCCGACGGCATACAACCGCGCAGCGTGGAGACCTTCCAGGCGTTCGGCTTCGCGGAGCGCATCACCGCCGAGGCCTACAACATCGCCTACATGAACTTCTGGGGTCCCGACCCCGACGAGCCCGGCAACATCGTGCGGACCGCGCGGACCGAGGACTACGGCTTCAAGATCAGCGAGTTCCCGCACCTCATCGTCAACCAGGCGCGGGTGCTCGACTACTTCGCCGAGGCCGCCCGCCACGGCCCGGGGCGCATCGTGCCCGACTACGGCATCGAGTTCGTCGGCCTCACCGTCCACGACGAGGGCGAGCACCCGGTGGAGGTGCGCTTGCGGCACGTCGCCGGCGAGCGCGAGGGCGAGGAGGTCACCGTCCGCGCGAAGTACGTCGCTGGGTGCGACGGGGCGCGCAGCCGGGTGCGGGAGGCGATCGGGCGGCGCCACGTCGGCCAGCTCGCCGCGCACGCCTGGGGCGTCATGGACGTGCTGGTCAACACCGACTTCCCGGACTGGCGGACCAAGTGCGCGATCAACGCCGCCGCCGGCAACATCCTGCACATCCCCCGTGAGGGCGGCTACCTCTGCCGGATGTACATCGACCTCGGCGAGTCGCCCGAGGACCCGGACCACGCCATCCGCAAGACCCCGATCGAGGAGATCATCCGCCGGGCCAACGAGATCCTCCACCCCTACACGATCGACGTGCAGGAGGTCGCCTGGCACAGCGTCTACGAGGTCGGGCACCGGGTCACGGACAAGTTCGACGACGTGCCCGAGGGGTCGGACCGCACGCCGCGCGTCTTCCTCACCGGCGACGCCTGCCACACCCACAGCGCCAAGGCCGGCCAGGGCATGAACGTGTCGATGCAGGACGGCTTCAACCTCGGGTGGAAGCTCGGGCACGTCCTCACCGGGCTGAGCCCCGCCTCGCTGCTCTCGACCTACTCCGCGGAGCGGCAGCCGGTGGCGCAGGAGCTCATCGACTTCGACCGGGAGTGGTCCTCGCTCATGGCGCGCAAGCCGGAGGACATCACCGACCCCTCCGAGCTCGCCACCTTCTACCTCGGCACCGCCGAGTTCCCCTCCGGCTTCATGACGCAGTATGCCGCCTCCACCCTGGTCGCGGACGGCGAGCACCAGGGCCTCGCCGAGGGCTTCCCGCTGGGCAAGCGCTTCAAGTCCGTCGAGGTGGTCCGGGTGTGCGACGGCAACGCCGTGCACCTCGGTCACCACGCCCGTGCCGACGGCCGCTGGCGGGTCTACGCCTTCGCCGACGCCCCCGCCGCGGGCGAGCCCTCCGCGCTCGCCGACTGGGCCGACTGGGTGACCTCGCCCGACTCCCCCGTGCGCCGGCATACCCCGGACGGCGCCGACCCCGATGCCGTCTTCGACGTCAAGGTCGTCTACCAGCAGGGCTACGAGGACGTCGAGCTCGCGCAGGTCCCCGAGGTCTTCCGGCCCCGCAGCGGCCCGCTTGGGCTCATGGACTGGGAGAAGGTCTTCGCCGCCGCGCCGAACGCGTGGACCGAGGTCGACATCTTCGACGAGCGCTCCGTCTCGCGCGAGGGCGCCGTCGTCGTGGTCCGGCCGGACCAGTACGTCTCCGCGATCTTCCCGCTCTCCGCCCACGATGAGCTGGCCGCCTACTTCGACGGGCTCATGACCGGCGCGCCCGCGCAGGGCTGA
- a CDS encoding TetR/AcrR family transcriptional regulator, producing the protein MAKEQTRTRILDAAESLFFTEGIAVTGVDRVASQAGVSVVTLYAHMGSKDGLLAQVLRRRLDDWQSVWQERVDAAPGPQERVLAVFDALTAYRDRSSPSQWCSFLATASERPATPGEEADPAVDLVAADTAGLVTRLRELAAEADPERVEEIVDTVLLVYNGVLASLLRGAPQDPARVGAEVARSALGWGRPV; encoded by the coding sequence ATGGCGAAGGAGCAGACCCGCACCCGGATCCTCGACGCGGCCGAGTCGTTGTTCTTCACCGAGGGCATCGCGGTGACCGGGGTGGACCGGGTGGCCTCGCAGGCCGGGGTCTCGGTCGTCACCCTCTATGCCCACATGGGCAGCAAGGACGGCCTGCTGGCGCAGGTGCTGCGGCGTCGCCTCGACGACTGGCAGTCCGTCTGGCAGGAGCGCGTCGACGCCGCACCGGGTCCGCAGGAGCGGGTGCTCGCCGTCTTCGACGCGCTCACGGCATACCGGGACCGCTCCTCGCCGTCCCAGTGGTGCTCCTTCCTGGCGACCGCCTCGGAGCGCCCGGCGACGCCGGGGGAGGAAGCCGACCCCGCCGTCGACCTGGTCGCGGCGGACACCGCCGGGCTCGTCACCCGGCTGCGCGAGCTGGCCGCCGAGGCCGACCCGGAGCGGGTCGAGGAGATCGTCGACACCGTCCTGCTCGTCTACAACGGCGTCCTCGCCAGCCTCCTGCGCGGCGCTCCGCAGGACCCGGCGCGCGTGGGCGCCGAGGTGGCGCGGTCCGCGCTGGGGTGGGGACGCCCGGTCTGA